CAAGGCGCTTAAATTTCTAAATGATGCCGGAGCCTTACTGATCACCAAGGCGAGCGAAAAGCTGACGGCTTTCTTTGGAATATCCAAGTACACATTGTACAGCTATATTGATCAGAGCAGCTCTGATCCGTCAGAAAAGAAATAGACCGGGACCATCACGTCCCTGAAAGCAATTTTGTATTACACTTCATACAGGAGAAAACAATGGAAAAAATCAAATGGGTATCCAATGAGATGCCAAAAACGGACGATAAGGAATTATCGGTGATGTCCATCGAATCGGTTAAAAAGGCAAAAGCTTTTCATGAAAGCTTCCCGCAGTATTCACAGACCCCACTTGTAAAGCTTAACAAAATGTCAGAGTATCTTGGAATTGGCAGCTTATTTGTTAAGGACGAGTCCTACCGTTTTGGGCTTAACGCCTTTAAGGTTTTAGGGGGCTCCTTTGCCATGGCCCGGTATATTGCCCAAAAGCTGGGCCGGGATGTCTCAGAGCTAAACTACGATTATCTGACATCGGATAAGCTGAAAGAAGAATTCGGTCAGGCGACCTTTTTTACAGCAACCGATGGCAACCATGGCCGGGGTGTTGCGTGGGCAGCCAATAAGCTTGGTCAAAAAGCGGTCGTCTACATGCCAAAGGGCTCCAGTCCCATTCGTCTGGAAAACATTTTAAAAGAAAATGCTGAGGCGTCCATCACCGAGGTCAACTATGATGAATGTGTCCGTATTGCAGCAGCTGAGGCAGAAAAAACGGAAAATGGCGTCGTGGTTCAGGACACAGCCTGGGATGGCTATGAGGAGATACCCGCCTGGATCATGCAGGGCTACGGGACCATGGCGCTGGAAGCGGCCGAGCAGTTAAAGGCTGAGGGATGCGAACGCCCGACACATATTTTTATCCAGGCAGGCGTCGGCTCACTGGCCGGAGCCGTGCAGGGCTTCTTTGCCAATCTGTTCCCAGGCGACTGCCCTACAACGGTTGTGGTGGAAGCGGATGAAGCCGCCTGTTTATATAAATCCGCCGCGGCTAAGGACGGCAAGATCCGTTTTGTTGACGGTGATATGCAGACCATTATGGCTGGTTTAGCCTGTGGTGAGCCCAATACCATATCATGGGAAATTCTTAAAAATAACAGCGCTTTCTTTGTCTCATGTCCCGACTGGGTAGCAGCAAAGGGTATGCGGATGCTGGCGGCGCCGGTGAAGGGGGATACCCCTGTCACCTCCGGCGAATCCGGTGCGGTATCCATGGGCTTAATCGCCGCCTTAATGGAAAACGACGACTATAAAGAGCTAAGAGAACGTATTGGTCTGGACCGTCATTCTAAAATCATCATGTTCTCGACAGAAGGGGATACCGATCCTGAAAATTACCGCGCCATTGTCTGGAACGGCGCACACCCCTCAGTCTGATACAGGATCAGCTTTGAAAATGTGGCCGGCAGCGCATTGAAAAAAGAGGCTGCCGGTTAGAAAATAATGATTCAGTCATAAACGTTATATATTAAATCAATCAGGAGGCAAATAAAAATGGATTTTAAAGCAATCAAAAAAGCGGCGCAGGGTTATGAAGAGGATATGACAAGATTCCTCCGTAATATTGTCAAAAACCCGGGTGAAAGCTGTGACGAGGAAAAACACATTAATACCATCGCGGAAGAAATGCGTAAGCTCGGTTTTGATAAAGTGGAAATTGACCCACAGGGAAATGTTTTAGGCTATATGGGAACTGGTAATACCCTGATCGGCTTTGACGCCCATATTGATACCGTTGGCGTCGGCAACATGGACAACTGGGAATTTGATCCCTATGAAGGATTTGAGTCGGATAGCGAAATTGGAGGCCGCGGAACCTCTGACCAGCTGGGCGGGATTGTATCCGCTGTTTACGGCGCTAAAGTCATGAAAGATTTGGGAATGCTGAATGACAAGTACAGCGTACTGGTGACGGGCACGGTTCAGGAAGAGGACTGTGACGGCCTGTGCTGGCAGTACATCATCAATGAAGATAAGGTTCGTCCGGAATTTGTTGTGTCTACCGAACCGACTGATGGCGGTATTTACCGTGGACAGCGCGGACGTATGGAAATCCGGATTGACGTCTCGGGCGTTTCCTGTCATGGCTCTGCACCGGAACGCGGTGACAACGCCATCTATAAAATGGCGGATATTCTCCAGGATGTCCGTGCTCTTAATGAAAATGACGCAGAGGAAGGCACTGAGATCAAGGGCCTGGTTAAAATGCTGGATGAAAAATACAATCCTGAATGGAAGGAAGCCCGCTTCCTGGGCCGCGGAACCGTCACGACCTCTGAAATTTTCTTCAGCTCGCCCAGCCGCTGTGCCGTAGCAGATGGATGCTCTGTTTCTTTAGACCGCCGTATGACCGCCGGTGAAACCTGGGAGAGCTGTCTGGACGAAATCCGGAACCTGCCAAATGTTAAAAAATACGGAAATGATGTAAAGGTCTCAATGTACGAATAT
This region of Eubacterium sp. 1001713B170207_170306_E7 genomic DNA includes:
- the dpaL gene encoding diaminopropionate ammonia-lyase, which codes for MEKIKWVSNEMPKTDDKELSVMSIESVKKAKAFHESFPQYSQTPLVKLNKMSEYLGIGSLFVKDESYRFGLNAFKVLGGSFAMARYIAQKLGRDVSELNYDYLTSDKLKEEFGQATFFTATDGNHGRGVAWAANKLGQKAVVYMPKGSSPIRLENILKENAEASITEVNYDECVRIAAAEAEKTENGVVVQDTAWDGYEEIPAWIMQGYGTMALEAAEQLKAEGCERPTHIFIQAGVGSLAGAVQGFFANLFPGDCPTTVVVEADEAACLYKSAAAKDGKIRFVDGDMQTIMAGLACGEPNTISWEILKNNSAFFVSCPDWVAAKGMRMLAAPVKGDTPVTSGESGAVSMGLIAALMENDDYKELRERIGLDRHSKIIMFSTEGDTDPENYRAIVWNGAHPSV
- a CDS encoding YgeY family selenium metabolism-linked hydrolase → MDFKAIKKAAQGYEEDMTRFLRNIVKNPGESCDEEKHINTIAEEMRKLGFDKVEIDPQGNVLGYMGTGNTLIGFDAHIDTVGVGNMDNWEFDPYEGFESDSEIGGRGTSDQLGGIVSAVYGAKVMKDLGMLNDKYSVLVTGTVQEEDCDGLCWQYIINEDKVRPEFVVSTEPTDGGIYRGQRGRMEIRIDVSGVSCHGSAPERGDNAIYKMADILQDVRALNENDAEEGTEIKGLVKMLDEKYNPEWKEARFLGRGTVTTSEIFFSSPSRCAVADGCSVSLDRRMTAGETWESCLDEIRNLPNVKKYGNDVKVSMYEYDRPSYTGCVYPIECYFPTWVIPEDHQVTKALEEAYKGLYGEERIGSAETAAERKARPLTDKWTFSTNGVSIMGRNGIPVIGFGPGAEAQAHAPNERTWKQDLVTCAAVYAALPTVYTR